From a single Crateriforma spongiae genomic region:
- a CDS encoding sodium-translocating pyrophosphatase — translation MHVLPSIPDIFSNWLLPPLAAAGSEATGEIVETALDQSRPLPLWWHLTWITAAVALVSAFMFYRWIMEQSEGNDRMKEIAKYVREGAYAYLRRQYMVVIIFFIVVSSLLAVMAFGLEVQHRLVPFAFLTGGFFSGLAGFFGMKTATNASGRTAQGASESLDRGLKIAFRAGSVMGLAVVGLAMLDISLWFLYLYKFHHVVFGGQPMSLETITVVMLCFGMGASSQALFARVGGGIYTKAADVGADLVGKVEAGIPEDDPRNPATIADNVGDNVGDVAGMGADLYESYAGSILATMALGVAAVSLGGVPEGFGDKISAQLAFLGAPMVLAGVGILLSLAGIFLVATEEGASMKKLMMALNKGIWGSSGMVLIAAMIIMPILLPSSVCWGVVIAVATGLIVGLIIGYGTEYYTSAEYKPTQGISDQAVSGTGPLIIDGVATGLLSTWIPIVAVSLGMLVSFAACDGFENLVMGLYGVGMASVGMLSTLGITLATDAYGPIADNAGGNAEMSGLPKQVRERTDALDSLGNTTAAIGKGFAIGSAALTSLALLAAYVEEVRVGIHREVAAAYEVMDSETEDFTIVPLGHGKYGLFLPGGDAADGRHNDHYTVSAIESNSENAIEIMVDDQPVHVVVNHAGAAIGHNTEGELSADASLKEQIAAMPPAGLEAYMDYYKITLMNPKVLVGVFLGVLMVFVFGAMTMKAVGRAAMAMVLEVRRQFDEIPGILDGTGTPDYARCVAISTSGAQKEMLRPSLLAVLVPVGVGLVLGVGGVMGLLVGGLCAGYAMAVFMSNAGGAWDNAKKYIETGKHGGKGSEAHKSSVVGDTVGDPFKDTTGPSLNILIKLMNMVSIVFAGLVVKFAPLIGAYLGMGN, via the coding sequence ATGCATGTACTTCCTTCCATCCCTGACATTTTTTCCAACTGGTTACTGCCGCCGCTTGCGGCGGCAGGGTCTGAGGCCACCGGCGAGATTGTCGAAACCGCTCTTGACCAGTCTCGCCCGTTGCCGCTGTGGTGGCACTTGACTTGGATCACCGCCGCGGTCGCCTTGGTCAGCGCTTTCATGTTCTATCGATGGATCATGGAACAAAGCGAAGGCAACGACCGCATGAAGGAAATTGCCAAGTACGTCCGTGAAGGTGCCTACGCCTATCTGCGACGTCAGTACATGGTGGTGATCATCTTTTTCATCGTCGTCAGCAGCCTGTTGGCCGTGATGGCGTTCGGTTTGGAAGTCCAACACCGCTTGGTTCCATTCGCTTTCCTGACCGGCGGTTTCTTTTCGGGCTTGGCCGGCTTCTTTGGCATGAAGACCGCCACCAACGCGTCGGGACGTACCGCCCAGGGAGCCAGCGAATCGCTGGACCGTGGCCTGAAGATTGCCTTTCGCGCCGGCAGCGTGATGGGTCTGGCCGTGGTCGGACTGGCCATGCTGGATATCAGCCTGTGGTTCCTGTATCTGTACAAATTCCACCACGTCGTGTTCGGTGGCCAGCCGATGAGCCTGGAAACGATCACCGTGGTGATGCTGTGCTTCGGCATGGGTGCGTCATCCCAAGCGTTGTTTGCTCGTGTCGGTGGCGGGATCTACACCAAAGCCGCCGACGTCGGTGCCGACTTGGTCGGCAAGGTCGAAGCCGGAATCCCCGAAGACGATCCCCGTAACCCCGCGACGATCGCCGACAACGTCGGTGACAACGTTGGTGACGTGGCCGGTATGGGTGCCGACCTTTACGAGTCGTACGCCGGTTCGATCTTGGCAACGATGGCACTGGGTGTCGCCGCCGTCAGTTTGGGCGGCGTTCCGGAAGGTTTCGGCGACAAGATCTCGGCGCAATTGGCCTTCCTGGGTGCCCCAATGGTCTTGGCCGGTGTGGGAATCCTGCTTTCGCTGGCAGGCATTTTCTTGGTCGCCACTGAAGAAGGCGCATCCATGAAAAAATTGATGATGGCATTGAACAAAGGAATCTGGGGCTCCAGCGGCATGGTCTTGATCGCTGCCATGATCATCATGCCAATTTTGTTGCCGTCCAGCGTTTGCTGGGGTGTTGTGATCGCAGTGGCAACCGGCTTGATCGTCGGTCTGATCATTGGATACGGAACGGAATACTACACCAGTGCCGAATACAAACCGACGCAAGGTATTTCCGATCAAGCGGTCAGCGGCACTGGCCCACTGATCATCGACGGTGTGGCGACCGGTTTGCTGTCGACTTGGATTCCGATCGTGGCCGTCAGTCTTGGCATGCTGGTTTCCTTTGCAGCGTGCGATGGATTTGAAAACTTGGTCATGGGACTTTACGGCGTCGGAATGGCATCGGTCGGCATGCTGTCGACCCTGGGAATCACACTGGCCACGGATGCCTACGGTCCGATCGCTGATAACGCCGGCGGTAACGCTGAAATGTCGGGCTTGCCCAAACAAGTCCGCGAGCGCACCGATGCCTTGGACTCGCTGGGCAACACGACCGCGGCGATCGGCAAAGGCTTTGCCATCGGTTCGGCTGCACTGACGTCACTGGCCTTGCTGGCCGCTTATGTCGAAGAAGTTCGTGTGGGTATTCACCGCGAAGTTGCGGCGGCCTATGAAGTCATGGACAGCGAAACGGAAGATTTCACGATCGTTCCGCTGGGTCACGGCAAGTACGGGCTGTTCTTGCCCGGTGGTGATGCAGCCGATGGCAGACACAACGATCACTACACCGTCAGTGCGATCGAAAGCAACTCGGAAAACGCCATTGAAATCATGGTCGACGACCAACCGGTTCATGTGGTCGTCAACCACGCCGGCGCGGCGATCGGTCACAACACCGAGGGCGAACTTTCCGCCGATGCCAGCTTGAAAGAACAGATCGCGGCCATGCCGCCGGCCGGTCTCGAAGCCTACATGGACTATTACAAGATCACCCTGATGAACCCCAAGGTATTGGTCGGCGTGTTCCTAGGCGTCTTGATGGTCTTTGTGTTCGGAGCAATGACGATGAAGGCCGTTGGTCGCGCCGCGATGGCAATGGTGCTGGAGGTTCGCCGTCAATTCGATGAAATCCCTGGCATCTTGGATGGCACGGGAACCCCCGACTACGCACGTTGCGTGGCGATTTCGACATCGGGTGCCCAGAAGGAAATGCTGCGTCCATCATTGCTGGCCGTGCTGGTTCCGGTCGGCGTCGGGCTGGTGCTGGGCGTCGGTGGTGTGATGGGATTGCTGGTGGGCGGTTTGTGTGCCGGTTACGCGATGGCGGTGTTCATGAGCAACGCAGGCGGTGCCTGGGACAACGCCAAGAAGTACATCGAAACCGGCAAACACGGTGGCAAGGGGTCCGAAGCCCACAAATCCAGTGTTGTCGGCGATACGGTGGGCGACCCGTTCAAAGATACCACGGGCCCCTCGCTAAACATCCTGATCAAGCTGATGAACATGGTCAGCATTGTCTTTGCGGGATTGGTTGTGAAGTTCGCGCCGCTGATCGGTGCCTACCTAGGCATGGGCAATTGA
- a CDS encoding DUF1592 domain-containing protein — MTCLIAVGSILGVDSRATESDVLTLSDDATAFLTSYCADCHMEGAQEGGLAIDLDTLNDSSLVNHAIWVRIHDRVDRGEMPPTDYDTIPRRDRAVLLQPLGEILRDQHRRNNGATLRRLNRREYQNTMNDMFGTHVNLMDRLPEDGQAHGFDTVGHALGISSVHLRQYIDAADSVVDAAIAKSSTPTSAETINASYADSREGGQFIGKVWKKLDDDAVVFFDDFGYPTGMLRGTSVKTPGRYRIEVTGYAHQSDQPITAHIGGTSFQRGSEKPTYGYVSFPPGRPTTIQLEAWIDERYMIQITPWGLDTGQYNIRKSGPDDYEGPGLAIKNVSLVGPLLDEFPSRGHRLIFGEMDRREIPPSNPKHRLRSSYRASFKIVSDDPDQEVHEAVRRVASQAFRRPVRDDEVALYWGLYRSERDRGASIEQALRTAVSGVLCSPDFLYFVEPSGKLNDHAVATRLSYFLNRTAPDASLRKAADDGRLSDPDERRRQVDRLLESERSDRFIQDFADAWLNLREIEFTNPDERLFPEYDGYLLHSMKGETHEFLRHAIRVDLPSGQLIDPGFAMLNERLAKHYQIPDVGGPQIRLVQLNPSDVRGGLLAQASILKSSANGTNTSPVVRGVWVTERILGQIPPPPPPGIPGVEPDIRGAATLREQLDKHRNLVSCQSCHQIIDPPGFALECFDPVGGWRTRYRSLGEGDRVNRRVDGRSVRYRLAQPVDASGQTVQGDSFDGFVQFREIVAANDRRIAQTVVEKLLTFAIGREPGFSDREEIDRIVDSTRSSGYGFRSLIHSVVASELFRTK, encoded by the coding sequence ATGACTTGCTTGATCGCGGTGGGTTCCATCTTAGGCGTCGACAGTCGGGCGACCGAATCCGATGTGCTGACTTTGTCCGACGATGCGACAGCGTTTCTTACGTCGTACTGCGCCGACTGTCACATGGAGGGTGCTCAGGAAGGTGGCTTGGCCATCGACCTCGATACACTTAACGATTCGAGTCTCGTGAATCATGCGATTTGGGTTCGGATCCACGACCGCGTCGATCGTGGCGAAATGCCGCCGACCGACTATGACACGATTCCCCGCCGGGATCGCGCCGTGTTGTTGCAGCCATTGGGTGAAATCCTGCGAGACCAACATCGTCGAAACAACGGCGCGACGCTACGGCGTCTGAATCGCCGTGAGTACCAGAACACGATGAACGATATGTTCGGGACTCACGTCAACTTGATGGACCGATTGCCCGAAGACGGCCAGGCACACGGTTTTGATACAGTGGGCCACGCGCTTGGCATCTCCAGCGTTCATTTGCGTCAGTACATTGACGCGGCCGACAGCGTCGTGGATGCCGCGATCGCAAAATCCAGCACACCCACATCAGCGGAAACGATCAACGCCAGCTATGCAGATTCACGCGAAGGCGGACAGTTTATCGGCAAGGTGTGGAAGAAGCTGGACGATGATGCGGTCGTCTTTTTTGATGACTTTGGTTACCCCACCGGCATGCTGCGCGGCACCAGCGTGAAGACACCCGGGCGATACCGAATTGAAGTCACCGGTTACGCCCACCAGTCCGACCAACCGATCACCGCTCACATCGGCGGCACGAGCTTTCAACGTGGCTCGGAGAAACCCACCTACGGCTATGTCAGCTTTCCGCCCGGCCGACCGACCACGATTCAATTGGAAGCATGGATCGATGAACGGTACATGATCCAAATCACTCCCTGGGGCTTGGATACCGGTCAGTACAACATTCGAAAGTCCGGCCCGGACGATTACGAGGGACCAGGCCTGGCCATCAAGAATGTCAGCTTGGTCGGCCCGTTGTTGGATGAGTTTCCTAGCCGGGGACATCGACTGATTTTCGGGGAAATGGACCGCCGAGAAATTCCTCCCAGCAATCCAAAGCATCGGCTTCGCTCCAGTTATCGGGCATCCTTTAAAATTGTCAGCGACGATCCGGACCAAGAAGTTCACGAAGCGGTTCGGCGAGTCGCATCACAGGCGTTCCGCCGCCCCGTCCGCGACGATGAAGTGGCGTTGTATTGGGGTCTGTACCGCAGCGAACGTGACCGCGGCGCTTCGATCGAGCAGGCGTTGCGAACGGCGGTGTCAGGAGTTTTGTGTTCACCCGATTTCTTGTACTTCGTCGAACCAAGTGGCAAGCTGAATGACCACGCCGTCGCGACACGCTTGTCCTACTTTCTGAATCGAACCGCGCCGGATGCTTCGCTAAGAAAGGCTGCCGACGACGGACGCCTAAGCGATCCCGATGAACGACGCCGCCAGGTGGATCGGTTGCTGGAATCCGAACGGAGTGATCGTTTCATTCAAGACTTTGCCGACGCCTGGTTGAACTTGCGCGAAATCGAGTTCACCAATCCCGACGAACGCCTGTTTCCCGAATACGACGGGTATTTGTTGCATTCGATGAAGGGCGAAACGCACGAGTTTTTACGCCATGCGATCCGGGTTGATTTGCCCAGCGGCCAGTTGATCGATCCGGGCTTTGCGATGTTGAACGAACGCTTGGCGAAACACTACCAGATCCCCGATGTCGGCGGCCCGCAAATCCGACTGGTGCAATTGAACCCGTCGGACGTTCGCGGTGGCTTGTTGGCACAAGCTTCCATTTTGAAATCCAGTGCCAACGGCACGAACACCTCGCCCGTCGTCCGCGGCGTATGGGTTACCGAACGGATCTTGGGCCAGATCCCTCCGCCACCGCCACCGGGCATTCCCGGGGTGGAACCTGACATCCGCGGCGCCGCAACGCTGCGGGAACAATTGGACAAACACCGGAACTTGGTGTCGTGTCAATCATGTCATCAAATCATTGACCCGCCGGGATTCGCGCTGGAGTGTTTTGATCCGGTCGGCGGGTGGCGGACGCGATACCGTAGCCTGGGCGAAGGTGATCGCGTGAATCGCAGGGTCGACGGTCGATCCGTCCGATACCGATTGGCTCAACCGGTCGATGCCAGCGGACAAACCGTTCAAGGCGACAGCTTTGACGGCTTTGTCCAATTCCGCGAGATCGTCGCCGCCAATGACCGACGCATCGCGCAAACCGTTGTCGAGAAACTGTTGACGTTCGCGATCGGACGAGAACCCGGTTTTTCGGATCGCGAAGAGATCGATCGTATCGTTGATTCAACGCGAAGCAGCGGATACGGATTTCGTTCGCTGATTCACAGCGTCGTCGCCAGCGAACTTTTTCGAACCAAGTGA
- a CDS encoding type 1 glutamine amidotransferase domain-containing protein — protein MFCPLLLIQDIHGRMNDFPLKGRRVLSLVGEIYEDLELWYPKLRLIEAGADVVVAGPEANAHYNGKHGYPCTSDAAIADMNADAFDALLVPGGFMPDKLRRDPVVLDLVRAFDASSKPIAAICHGGWIPISAGVYRDVCVTGSPGIKDDLVNAGAIYEDAAVVVDRHHITSRRPDDLPEFCRAFIEAIANQSGE, from the coding sequence ATGTTTTGTCCCCTTCTATTGATCCAGGACATCCACGGACGTATGAACGATTTTCCATTAAAGGGCCGCCGAGTCCTGTCGCTTGTCGGTGAAATCTACGAAGACCTGGAGCTTTGGTACCCCAAGTTGCGGCTGATCGAAGCCGGAGCGGACGTGGTTGTTGCTGGCCCCGAAGCAAATGCCCATTACAACGGAAAGCATGGTTATCCCTGTACCAGCGACGCTGCCATCGCTGACATGAATGCCGACGCATTCGATGCGTTGTTGGTCCCAGGCGGATTCATGCCCGACAAGTTGCGTAGGGACCCAGTGGTGTTGGACTTGGTGCGTGCGTTTGATGCATCGTCCAAACCGATCGCTGCGATTTGCCACGGCGGTTGGATTCCGATTTCCGCGGGGGTGTATCGGGATGTCTGCGTGACCGGATCGCCGGGGATCAAAGATGATCTGGTCAACGCCGGCGCGATTTACGAAGACGCGGCGGTTGTCGTCGATCGTCACCATATTACAAGCCGACGCCCCGATGACCTTCCCGAATTCTGTCGGGCGTTCATCGAGGCGATCGCGAATCAATCGGGTGAATAG
- a CDS encoding methylmalonyl-CoA carboxytransferase subunit 5S has protein sequence MTRHVDVTELVLRDGHQSILATRMALEDMVPICEEIDQAGYWSVECWGGATYDSCIRFLNEDPWERLRTFRKLLPNSRLQMLLRGQNLLGYRHYEDTVVDRFVDKSAENGMDVFRVFDALNDIRNLKRAMEAVRRTGKHAEGTICYTTSPLHTNDHFVEMAKRLQDMGCDSICLKDMAALLKPQPAYDIVKGIKEACGDDMLVHVHVHSTTGVTLVSLMKAIEAGADIVDTAISSLSLGPGHNPTEALVEMLEGTGYTTSLDKERLKKIKQHFAKIRPRYAEFESKFIGVETDIFDSQIPGGMISNMESQLAQQGAADRLQEVLEEVPRVREVSGFPPLVTPSSQIVGTQAVFNVLMGPYKALTGEFADLMLGYYGETIAPRDPKIIEAAEKHAKKSPITKRPADCLKPEWDELRDKASALDGFDGTDEDVLTYAMFPQVAPGFFSTRGEGPKNLSKTAEQVAEEKVKAEAARKGIKSEVNYEVKLYGKTHKVSVEPV, from the coding sequence ATGACACGTCACGTGGATGTCACGGAATTGGTACTGCGCGACGGGCACCAAAGCATTTTGGCGACCCGTATGGCGCTCGAAGACATGGTGCCGATCTGTGAGGAAATCGATCAGGCCGGTTACTGGAGTGTCGAGTGCTGGGGCGGGGCGACGTACGACTCCTGCATCCGCTTTTTGAATGAAGATCCATGGGAAAGATTGCGAACGTTTCGCAAACTGTTGCCCAATAGTCGGCTGCAAATGCTGTTGCGCGGCCAAAACTTGTTGGGCTATCGGCACTACGAAGACACGGTCGTCGACCGGTTCGTGGACAAGTCGGCCGAAAACGGCATGGATGTCTTCCGCGTCTTTGACGCTTTGAATGACATTCGAAATCTAAAGCGTGCGATGGAAGCGGTTCGCCGGACGGGCAAGCACGCCGAAGGCACGATCTGCTACACCACCAGTCCGCTGCACACCAACGACCATTTCGTCGAAATGGCCAAGCGGCTGCAAGACATGGGGTGCGATTCGATTTGTTTGAAAGACATGGCTGCCCTGCTGAAACCGCAACCCGCCTACGACATCGTCAAGGGCATCAAGGAAGCGTGTGGCGATGACATGTTGGTGCACGTTCACGTGCACAGCACCACTGGCGTCACCTTGGTTAGCTTGATGAAGGCGATCGAAGCCGGTGCCGATATCGTCGACACCGCGATTTCCAGCCTCAGTCTGGGACCGGGGCACAACCCGACCGAAGCTTTGGTCGAAATGCTGGAAGGCACCGGTTACACCACTTCGCTGGATAAGGAGCGGCTCAAGAAAATTAAACAGCACTTTGCAAAGATTCGACCCCGCTATGCCGAGTTTGAATCGAAATTCATCGGTGTCGAAACCGACATCTTCGACAGCCAAATTCCCGGCGGCATGATTTCCAACATGGAAAGCCAGTTGGCCCAACAAGGCGCCGCCGATCGGCTGCAAGAAGTGTTGGAAGAAGTGCCACGTGTTCGCGAGGTGTCCGGTTTCCCGCCCCTGGTCACTCCGTCCAGCCAGATCGTCGGGACACAAGCGGTGTTCAACGTTCTGATGGGACCCTACAAAGCGCTGACGGGTGAGTTTGCTGATTTGATGCTGGGGTATTACGGCGAAACCATCGCCCCACGTGATCCCAAGATCATCGAAGCGGCCGAAAAACATGCCAAGAAGTCACCCATCACCAAACGTCCGGCCGATTGTTTGAAACCGGAATGGGACGAACTTCGCGACAAAGCATCGGCACTGGACGGATTCGACGGTACCGACGAAGACGTGCTGACCTATGCAATGTTCCCGCAAGTGGCGCCTGGGTTCTTTTCGACTCGTGGCGAAGGACCAAAGAACCTAAGCAAAACCGCCGAACAGGTCGCTGAAGAAAAGGTCAAAGCCGAAGCGGCGCGGAAAGGCATCAAGTCCGAAGTCAATTATGAAGTCAAGCTTTACGGGAAGACCCATAAAGTTTCGGTAGAACCCGTTTAG